In Paenibacillus sp. BIC5C1, a genomic segment contains:
- a CDS encoding HPr family phosphocarrier protein — MQQTFRITDEDGIHARPATALVNTANKFKGAESFAEANGKKVTLKSILGVLSLGLEQGDTISIIVEGEGEAEALQALTDVMVNEGLGEINA; from the coding sequence ATGCAACAAACATTCAGAATTACAGACGAAGATGGTATCCACGCACGTCCGGCGACAGCCCTGGTTAATACAGCAAACAAATTCAAAGGTGCAGAATCCTTTGCAGAAGCTAACGGTAAAAAAGTAACTTTGAAATCCATCCTGGGCGTACTTTCCCTGGGTCTGGAACAAGGCGACACCATCAGCATCATCGTTGAAGGCGAAGGAGAAGCTGAAGCTCTTCAAGCTCTGACAGACGTTATGGTTAACGAAGGGCTGGGCGAAATTAATGCTTAA
- the ptsG gene encoding glucose-specific PTS transporter subunit IIBC → MFKKLFGVLQRVGKALMLPVAILPAAGLLLGIGNMLVNPDFLQYATVLDTPWVSSIATIMMNAGQIVFDNLALLFAVGVAVGLAGGEGVAGLAAIIGYLVMNVTLGTAVGVTPAMIGEVPGYASILGIPTLSTGVFGGIIIGITAALCYNRFFKIELPSYLGFFAGKRFVPIITSVVSLLIGLLLVIIWPPIQNGLNAVSHFMVDTSPTLSAFIFGVVERSLIPFGLHHIFYSPFWFEFGEYVNKAGDVIRGDQQIFFNQLRDGVNLTAGTFQVGKFPFMMFGLPAAALAMYHEARPEHKKYVAGIMGSAALTSFLTGITEPLEFSFLFVAPILFAVHCIFAGLSFMTMQILGVKIGMTFSGGFIDFLIFGIIPNRTPWWDVIIVGLILAVIYYFGFRLIIRKFNLKTPGREEATPETASGGGGSGSTDDLPHNILAAFGGQENIKHLDACITRLRIEVNEKSSVNKDRLKQLGASGVLEVGNNVQAIFGTRSDTIKSQMQDIIAGRTPAPAPAAVAKPAPEQEKAQGEEGERIIAEDIVMPVNGELMDITNVPDPVFAEKMTGDGFAVLPHDGKITSPVYGKVFNVFPSKHAVGIMSDGGKEVLVHIGVNTVKLKGQGFNVLVQEGDLVSAGQPIMEVDLEYVKANAPSIISPVIFTNLPEGSTVTLTKSGLLKIGDQPIIEIK, encoded by the coding sequence ATGTTTAAAAAGCTTTTTGGTGTATTGCAAAGAGTAGGTAAAGCTCTTATGCTACCTGTAGCAATCTTGCCAGCGGCAGGTTTATTGCTAGGGATTGGCAACATGCTTGTGAATCCTGATTTTTTGCAGTATGCAACCGTGCTAGATACCCCATGGGTAAGCTCAATCGCGACGATTATGATGAATGCGGGTCAGATCGTATTTGATAATCTGGCATTGCTGTTCGCTGTTGGTGTAGCTGTCGGGCTGGCCGGAGGCGAAGGTGTCGCAGGTCTTGCGGCCATCATCGGTTACTTGGTCATGAACGTGACTCTGGGTACAGCTGTTGGTGTTACGCCAGCCATGATCGGTGAAGTACCAGGTTATGCGAGCATCTTGGGTATCCCTACATTGAGTACCGGCGTGTTCGGAGGTATCATCATTGGTATTACCGCCGCGCTATGCTACAATCGATTTTTCAAAATCGAATTGCCGTCTTACCTTGGTTTCTTTGCAGGTAAACGATTTGTCCCAATTATCACTTCAGTCGTTTCCCTCTTAATCGGGTTGCTTCTGGTGATCATCTGGCCTCCGATTCAAAATGGGCTGAATGCTGTATCTCACTTCATGGTAGATACAAGTCCGACATTATCGGCGTTCATATTCGGAGTAGTAGAACGGTCACTTATTCCGTTCGGTCTGCATCACATTTTCTATTCACCATTCTGGTTTGAGTTCGGTGAATATGTGAACAAAGCTGGAGATGTCATTCGTGGAGACCAGCAAATCTTCTTCAATCAACTGCGTGATGGTGTGAACCTCACAGCGGGGACGTTCCAAGTTGGTAAATTCCCGTTCATGATGTTCGGTTTGCCAGCAGCGGCGCTTGCGATGTACCATGAAGCAAGACCGGAGCACAAAAAGTATGTTGCAGGGATCATGGGGTCAGCTGCGCTGACTTCATTCCTCACAGGGATTACAGAACCGCTTGAGTTTTCATTCCTGTTTGTAGCGCCAATCCTGTTTGCAGTACACTGTATCTTTGCAGGTTTGTCTTTCATGACAATGCAAATTCTTGGAGTCAAAATCGGAATGACATTCTCCGGTGGATTCATTGACTTCCTGATCTTCGGAATTATCCCGAACCGCACGCCTTGGTGGGATGTTATCATCGTAGGTTTGATTCTGGCAGTGATCTACTATTTCGGATTCCGATTGATCATTCGCAAATTCAACCTCAAAACACCAGGTCGTGAAGAGGCAACACCTGAAACAGCTTCGGGTGGTGGAGGCTCAGGTTCAACAGATGATCTGCCTCACAACATTCTTGCTGCATTCGGTGGGCAAGAGAATATCAAACATCTGGACGCCTGCATTACTCGTTTGCGGATTGAAGTAAATGAGAAATCCAGTGTAAATAAAGATCGTTTGAAACAATTGGGTGCATCTGGCGTACTTGAAGTGGGTAATAATGTACAGGCCATCTTCGGTACACGTTCAGATACGATTAAATCTCAAATGCAGGATATCATTGCAGGACGGACACCGGCACCAGCTCCAGCAGCTGTAGCTAAGCCAGCTCCTGAACAGGAAAAGGCGCAAGGTGAAGAAGGCGAACGAATTATTGCGGAAGACATCGTTATGCCAGTTAACGGCGAATTGATGGATATCACAAACGTTCCTGATCCGGTCTTTGCTGAGAAAATGACAGGCGATGGCTTTGCTGTTCTACCTCATGATGGCAAGATTACTTCTCCTGTATATGGTAAGGTGTTTAACGTATTTCCAAGCAAACATGCCGTGGGCATTATGTCTGACGGAGGCAAGGAAGTGCTTGTTCATATAGGTGTCAACACGGTGAAGCTGAAAGGTCAGGGCTTTAACGTGCTCGTGCAGGAAGGCGACCTGGTATCTGCAGGACAGCCGATTATGGAAGTGGATCTGGAGTATGTGAAAGCCAATGCTCCGTCGATCATCTCTCCGGTCATTTTCACCAACCTGCCAGAAGGCTCGACAGTAACGCTAACGAAAAGTGGGTTACTGAAAATTGGCGATCAGCCGATTATTGAGATAAAATAA
- the ptsP gene encoding phosphoenolpyruvate--protein phosphotransferase, with translation MLNVSGIAASAGIAIAKAFILEHPNYSVEKREINDVDAEIAKLDSALGKSQAELEAIKERTLQELGEKKAEIFASHLLILNDPELIDPVKAKIADDKVNAEFALNETATQFIEMFENMKSAYLQERAADMRDVTKRVLNHLLGIEFMSPAEISEEVIVLAEDLTPSDTAQLNRQYVKGFATNIGGRTSHSAIMARSLEIPAVVGTKDILAQAKQGDMIIVDGLDGHVLVNPTDDVIAEYRSKQEQYDAQRAEWRKLRDEPTVTVDNVHVELAANIGTPNDVAGVLENGGEAVGLYRTEFLYMGRDKLPSEDIQYNAYKAVLEKMEGKPVVVRTLDIGGDKELPYLDLPKEMNPFLGFRAVRLCLDRLDIFRTQLRALLRASVHGNLRVMFPMIATLGEFREAKAVLLEEKEKLVAEGIAVSDSIQLGIMVEIPSTAVLADQFAKEVDFFSIGTNDLIQYTMAADRMNERVSYLYQPYNPAILRLVKMVIDAAHREGKWVGMCGEMAGDETAIPLLLGLGLDEFSMSATSILPARSQITKLSRADMQELAVKALDMQTAEQVVELVQSIQA, from the coding sequence ATGCTTAATGTCTCTGGGATCGCGGCTTCGGCGGGTATTGCTATCGCCAAGGCGTTTATCTTGGAGCATCCCAATTACTCTGTAGAAAAACGCGAAATCAACGACGTTGACGCAGAGATCGCGAAACTCGACTCAGCTCTGGGCAAATCCCAGGCTGAGCTTGAGGCGATCAAAGAGCGTACTTTACAAGAGCTTGGCGAGAAAAAAGCTGAGATTTTTGCTTCGCATTTGCTCATTCTGAATGACCCGGAACTGATTGATCCGGTTAAAGCGAAAATTGCAGATGATAAGGTTAATGCGGAATTCGCATTGAACGAAACAGCAACGCAATTTATCGAAATGTTCGAAAACATGAAGAGTGCTTATCTGCAGGAACGTGCTGCGGATATGCGTGATGTAACCAAACGTGTGCTAAATCACTTGCTTGGTATCGAATTCATGAGTCCGGCTGAGATCAGTGAAGAAGTGATCGTGCTTGCGGAGGATCTTACACCTTCCGACACGGCTCAACTGAACCGTCAATATGTTAAAGGTTTTGCAACCAATATTGGTGGACGTACTTCTCACTCCGCGATCATGGCTCGTTCACTTGAAATCCCGGCTGTAGTCGGAACCAAGGATATTCTGGCTCAAGCGAAACAAGGCGATATGATTATCGTTGACGGTTTGGACGGTCACGTGCTGGTTAATCCAACGGATGATGTAATTGCTGAGTATCGTTCCAAACAGGAGCAATACGATGCACAACGTGCGGAGTGGAGAAAACTGCGTGATGAGCCAACGGTAACGGTGGACAACGTTCATGTGGAACTGGCAGCCAACATTGGTACACCGAATGATGTTGCTGGTGTTCTGGAGAATGGCGGCGAGGCTGTAGGCCTGTACCGTACCGAGTTCCTGTATATGGGCAGAGACAAGCTTCCTTCTGAGGACATTCAGTATAATGCCTACAAGGCTGTACTGGAAAAAATGGAAGGCAAACCTGTTGTTGTTCGTACACTCGACATCGGTGGAGACAAGGAGCTTCCATATCTGGATCTGCCAAAAGAAATGAATCCATTCCTCGGTTTCCGCGCAGTTCGTCTGTGTCTGGACCGTCTGGATATTTTCCGTACTCAATTGCGTGCATTATTGCGTGCAAGCGTACATGGTAACCTGCGTGTTATGTTCCCAATGATCGCAACACTGGGTGAATTCCGTGAAGCCAAAGCTGTCCTGCTCGAAGAGAAGGAAAAGCTGGTTGCTGAAGGTATTGCTGTTTCAGACAGCATCCAACTGGGAATCATGGTCGAAATTCCTTCGACTGCGGTTCTGGCAGATCAATTTGCCAAAGAAGTGGATTTCTTCAGTATCGGAACGAACGATCTGATTCAATATACCATGGCTGCTGACCGTATGAACGAGCGTGTGTCGTATCTGTATCAACCATACAACCCTGCCATCTTGCGTTTGGTTAAAATGGTAATTGATGCAGCGCACCGTGAAGGCAAATGGGTTGGCATGTGTGGAGAGATGGCGGGAGACGAAACAGCAATTCCATTGCTGCTCGGTCTCGGACTGGATGAGTTCAGCATGAGCGCAACGTCCATTCTGCCAGCTCGCAGTCAGATCACCAAGCTGTCCCGTGCAGACATGCAAGAGCTTGCTGTCAAAGCACTGGATATGCAAACGGCTGAACAAGTCGTTGAATTGGTTCAAAGCATTCAAGCGTAA
- the glcT gene encoding glucose PTS transporter transcription antiterminator GlcT — MSSLQVAKALNNNVIIAQHPEHGEVVVIGKGIGFNRKTNDIIPLMAVEKMFILRNQQEQEQYKQLLPQVDEALIEIINEVITYIAEHTEVPLNEHIHIALTDHISFALKRKEQGIVIQNPFLYETREIYPDEYRMGEYAVRLIKEKLSVDLGMDEIGFIALHIYSAMTNQNISQVREHSQLITDLVSLVSTQLDYSFETQSLDYSRLLTHLRFALERVRRGDKVEEIHKLDSLLKLEYPEMYSLAWKLTKVMEKRLNLPVYPAEVGYLTIHLQRLNQRKEEESK; from the coding sequence TTGAGTAGCCTGCAAGTAGCCAAAGCGCTAAATAATAATGTAATTATTGCACAGCATCCTGAACATGGAGAAGTTGTCGTGATTGGTAAAGGCATCGGCTTCAATCGGAAAACGAATGACATTATTCCACTAATGGCTGTGGAAAAGATGTTCATTTTGAGAAACCAGCAGGAGCAAGAGCAGTATAAACAGCTTCTTCCCCAAGTGGATGAAGCATTGATCGAGATTATTAACGAAGTCATTACGTATATTGCTGAGCATACGGAAGTTCCTTTAAACGAACATATTCATATCGCATTGACCGACCATATTTCTTTTGCATTAAAACGGAAAGAACAAGGGATTGTCATCCAGAATCCTTTTCTATATGAGACCCGTGAAATTTATCCTGATGAATATCGGATGGGTGAATATGCGGTTCGTTTGATTAAAGAAAAACTGAGTGTAGATCTGGGCATGGACGAAATCGGTTTTATTGCACTTCACATCTACAGTGCCATGACCAACCAAAATATTTCTCAAGTTCGCGAACATTCGCAATTGATTACCGATCTGGTGAGCCTGGTGTCCACCCAACTGGATTATTCGTTTGAGACGCAATCACTGGATTACTCCCGGTTACTAACTCATCTTCGCTTTGCCTTGGAACGTGTCCGTCGGGGAGACAAAGTGGAAGAAATTCACAAACTGGATTCCCTGCTAAAATTGGAATATCCTGAAATGTACTCGCTTGCATGGAAGCTAACGAAGGTGATGGAAAAAAGGTTGAATCTTCCAGTGTATCCTGCTGAAGTAGGCTATCTAACCATTCACTTGCAGCGCTTGAACCAAAGAAAAGAAGAAGAGAGCAAGTGA